The region ATTTCtgaaacctgtgaatgttaccttacacACAGAAAGTGCTCTGAAGTTCTGATTAATTTAAGAATCTTGAGTTGGGGAGGTTATCTTGCATTATCTCAGtggccctaaatgcaatcacaaatgtccttataagaaggaagCAGAGAATTTGATTATAGAAGAAAAACAGGCAATGTGATGATgaaagcagagactggagtgatatgctttgaagatggaggaatggGCAATAAGCCAAGGAATACAGGAGGCCACTAGAAGCTgaaaaaatcaaggaaacagattctctctTCAGAGCCTACAGAAAGAACCAACTCTGCTGATACTTTGCTTTTAGCCCcatcagacttctggcctccaataCTTTaggagaataaatttgtgttgttttaaaccactaaatttctgatttatttatagTAGCAATAGCAAACTAATACATAGTACTTAAGCCAAAAATTATAGATTTGAACTTCTCGTTTACTATGGTGCAGTTCCAGGAAATCAATAACAAAGGACTCCAAGGGTTGGGAAATACAGCAAAAAGCACACTTATCTGCCTCAGTGATGACTCTTAGAAAGGATATCTCCTTTTATCTCAAGTGTAAGTTTGCTATACACTGTCATGGGTTCAAACTCTCTGCTACctgctagctgtgtggccttgagtaAGTTACTGAACCATTCTGAGCTTattatctcatctgtaaaaatgagaCAATTGTACGTATCTCACAGGGTTTCTGTAAAATAAAGGATATGAAAGGAGGAAAGGTGGGCAATCCATATTAAGATCCTAGAAAGTGCCAAGCACCAAATACCCAAGAAGAAGGACATGGCTGAAGTGGAAACTGGGAAGATCTTAATGATGGTTATTTTGAAAGGAAATCCAGACCTGTTAGCTAGGGTAGATGTCAAAGGCTTCATCCAGCTGGTGCCATGCACAGACAAGGGCACCTGGGCAAGGAGAACAATGAGACAATGGCTACAACTGGAATGAGGAGGGGGGAAGAGTGACCTTGGAGACGGCAGTTGAAAGAGTTACATTTTACCAAGAAGATTGAGATGTTTAAGGGGCAAAAATCAAGAAAtcttcttctagaagtttttttctaaataaaactgAAGGATATGGGATGAGGTTACAAATGCACTGTTTCCCTAAAGAGTAAAGAGCAAGGACATTATTTGAGACATATCTGAGAATAGTTGAGACATAGTTCTGGCTCTAATACTAGAAGAGCTAATGTTaagaaaatatccagaaaatGTGTGGAGATCCCAAGAAGGACCTCACCCAAAAAGTCTCTGGAGAAGCCCTTCTTGCATCTCTTCCTGCATCCCTAAACTTCTAATCTCCAAGAGATTTGCTGGGAACTTCCAAGAGCCTATCTAGATATTCCCAACACCCAGACATAGGAAATATTCAAGGTTTCCAAAGGGTGAAGATGACAGTGCTGGAAGTTAGAAGCCTAGGAGAACTGTGGTGTGGTGCTTAGGAGAAAAAACaacatttggctgggtgtggtggctcatgcctataatcttagcactttgggaggccgaggcgggtggatcacctggggtcaggagattgagacaagcctggccaatgtggcaaaaccccgtctgtattaaaaatacaaaaattagctgggcgtggtggcaggcacctataatctcagctactcaggaggctgaggcaagaaaatctccTGAACccggtgggtggaggttgcagtgagtcaagattgcaccacttcactccagcctgggccaaagagcaaaactccatctcaaagaaaaagaaaaaacaacccttgCCCAAGCCTTAAACTGGGGAAATTTTTTTCAGTATTGGGGTAAGCTGTATCAGTACACCTCATATTACATAAAACTCTCTGGAAACCTTTGAATTCTGAGATTCATATGTCATCCCATTTTATAAGTCATTGTCCTAATGATGAATAAACACTCTTTCACTTAGTATGCATAAGAAATGTCCAGGGAACCAGAAATCTGACAGTATTGCTGTATTAggccattttgcattgctataaagaaatatttgaggctagttaatttataaagaaaagaggttttattttggctcatggttctgcaggctgtaatgAAACATAGTGCCAGCATCCACTTCTGGAGAAgcctcagaaagcttacaatcatggaagaaggcaaagggggagccagcACATCACAGGGCAAGAGAGGGAGCtggagaaagggaggggaggtTCCAGGCTCTCTTAAACAACCGGGCCTCACATGAACTCATAGAGTAAGAATTCACTTATTACCACAAGGTCAAcatcaagccattcatgagggatcctctCCCATGACCTAATGCCTCCTACCAGACCTAACCTCTAACATTGGGAATCacacttcaacatgagatttgtaggggacaaacatccaaacaatatcattctgcccctggcccctcaaatttcatgtccttctcacattgcaaaatacaatcatctaTTCCCAACAGTTTCCCAAAGTCTTAATTTTTCCAGCATCACCCAAAAATGtaaagtccaaagtttcatctgattCTCAAAGCAATTTCCTTCAATCTATGAGTTTATAAAATCAAACACAAgctatttacttccaagatacaatggtggtacaggcattgagtaaacattcccattccaaaagggaaaaaCCAGCCAAAAGAAAAGGACAAGAGGCCCatccaagtctgaaatccagcaaggcagtcattaaatttaaaagttcCAGAATAATTTCCTTTGGCTCCATGTCCCATATCCTGGGCATACTGATGTGAGAGGTGGGTTTGAGGCCTTGGGAAGATCTGCCCCTGTGGTTTTGCAAGGTGCAGCCTCTATGGCTATTCTCACAGATTGGAGTTGAGTAGCTGTGGCTTTTCCAGACTCAAGATGCAAGCTGCcagtggctctaccattctggggtctggagggtggtggcccctttccacagctccactaggctgCTCTCCAGTCGAGACTCTTGTGGGGGCTCCAATACCACATTTTCCCTTGGCACTGTCCTCGTAGATCCTCTCTGTGGGGGCTGTACCCTTGAAGCAGGCTTCTTCCTGAGCACCCAgacttttccatacatcctctgaaattgaggtggaagctgccaagcctccttcactcttgcattctgcacacctgcaggcttagcaccatgtggaagctgccaaagcttaCAGCTTGAACCTTTCAgagcaatggcccaagctgtaccagAGCCCCTTTGAGCtgaagctggagctggagtggccagGATGTGAAAgcagtgtcccaaggctgcacagggcagaagggccctgggcctggcccctgaaaacattctttcctcctaggcctctgagcTTGTGATAAGAGGGGCTGCCTTGAAGATTTCTGAAATGTCTTCAtggcctttttcccattgtcttggatattatTAGCCAAGAGCTGTTATccaataatatattattacataataatagctattattgGATAACAGCTCTTGGCTCCCTTTTAGTCATGCAAATATATCTAGCAAGTAGTTCCTCCATAGGCCACTGGCATTCCTCTCCTGAAAACATTCATTCCTTCTCTGCCACAtatgaattttccaaatttttatgctctacttgtcgtttttttgttttgttttgtttttgttttttgacagagcctcactctgtcaccaggctggagtgcagtggtgtgatctcagctcactgcaacctccaactcctgggttcaagtgattctcctgcctcagcctcccgagtagctgggactacaggtgtgcaccacacccagctaatttttgtatttttagtagagatggggtttcactatgttggccagaatggtctcaatctcttgacctcatgatccgccctccttggcctcccaaagtgctgggattacaggcttgagccactgtgcccagcctctacttatcttttaaatgtaagttccaactttcagttatttctttcctCCCATACATAATTGtgggctgttagaagcagccataTCACATCCTGAACACTGtactgcttagaaatgtcttctgccagataccctaggtCATCATTCTTAAGTTCAGTCTTCCACAAATTCCCAGGCCAtggacacaatgcagccaagctctttgctaaggcatagcaatggtgacctttgctccagttccaaaTAGCTTCCTCATTTTTATCTGAGAACTCCTCAGCCTGGCCTTTGCTATCCATATttctatcagtattttggtcaaaaccacgTAACAAGTTTCTAAGAAATTCTATCATTCccccattttcctgtcttctaagCCCTCTAaattcttccaacctctgcccattacccagttcccaAGCTTCTtcaacattttcaggtatctttagagCAACACCCCACTTCTCAGTATCAACTTTCTGTTAGTGCATTTTTGCATCGCTATAAAGATATACCAgagactaggtaatttgtaaagaagagagatttaattggctcacagttctgcaggctgtacaggaggcatggtgctggcatctgctcctggtgagggcctcagggagcttacaatcatggtggaaggcaaaaaagGAGTTGGTGTATTACATGGCAAGAacgggagcaagagagagaagggaacaacagagagaagggaaggggaggttccacactcttttaaacaaccagctctcgcTTGAACtaccagagcaagaactcactcattacaatgaggatggcaccaagcaattcatgagggatctgccctcatgacccaaatatctcccaccatgccccacctccaCTTTAtgtattacatttcaacatgagatttggaggggacaaacattcaaaccgtatcaatcacacacacacacacatgcagacacatagAGAAAAAAGGGTGAGtagcgactgtagtcccagctacactggaggtTGAAGCATGAGGATCGTGTAAACCaaaaagtttgaggctgcaatgagcccctgcactccagcctgggcaatagagtgagaccctgtctcttaaaaaaaaaaaaaagtgaggagaaGACAGATATGGGGCAGGGAAGGCAGAGGGAGGATGGAGAGTCAGGGGTGGAAATCTAATTCAACTTTAGCCAGAAGCATTCCCTGACACTGCTCACCAGCCTGCACTTTCCACGTTAGTACAGATTTATGGCTCCTTAAGAgaagggagtggggaaaggatggtTCTGCCTCATGCCTTTATCAGGGACTCCTCCCTCCTTTCTATTTACTGGCTGTGATTGAACATCTAAGCTTTATAAAGCAAGCTAGTGGCTGCCCTTTCCAATACCTCACTCAGCACACCGTCTGTCACCCAAACAAGCATCCAATGAGGAAAATGAACACACTGCTCCTTGTGAGCTTCTCTTTTCTCTACCTCAAAGAGGGTAAGTTTGAACaatgggggtggagggaggcaaCTTAGCGGTCCTGTTCTCTAAACCTCTACTCTCCAAGTCTCACTCACACGCTCCAGCTGAGACCCAAAGACTCAGTACAATCTGAGTTTCAGGATGTCAGAGAGATCATATATAACACACTAACCCGGAAGAAAATGTACTGATTGCAGGGAAACAGGACAATTTTCCGACTTCATATTAATTGACTTTTCATCCATACTTATCTCATTTTGGACCCTTTCTTTCTTAATatacttttctcctttattctcttCTACGCTCTCCTAGTTTTCCTTTCCTCTGGCTACTTCTCAGTGTATTTTGTAGGATTCTTTATTCTACCTGATCATTAAACACTGGGATACCTCAAGGCTTTATACTATCCACTCAGACCCTCCTCTATATCAAGTTATCCACTTCCATGGCTTCAGTTACAATCTATATGCTGAAAATGCCCAGTTTTATATCCTAGCCAGATTTCTATTCTGAGCTTCAGTCTTTCATCAACAAACACCTCCTACACTTGGAAGTCACCCTTGAAATCTCCCTCTCCCTTAACACTCACTAAAAATTAGTGAATGATTCCTATGCTTTCTACCTATTAAATGTGCTTCAAATATGATTATATTTCTAccttatatttctattttgctaCCTTTTGACACTTAGTTAGAAATAATAAACCATAAAAGAAttataagaaaatgtgacataattTGTTTGTAAGCTTAGAAATGAGAAAGGCCTTTCTAATTATGACTCAAAATCCAGAgctcttaaaagaaaaactgacaaaTTTGACACATGAATATCAAAATATTCCtcatggcaaaaattaaaaatgcaactcACATCaaacaaatggctaatatccctGATATGTAatgcctcctttaaaaaaatcaaaaaggaaaaggccaacaacctaatagaaaaatgggcaaagtatgtAGATAGTtcacacaaaagaaaatgaaaatggctattaaacatataaaaagtgCTCAATCTCACTCAtactaagaaaaatgcaaattaaaagaacaCTGATACACCATTTTTGACCTATCAGATTGTCAACATCCAGGagtttgataaaatatttgagtATTAAAGTTGTGGTGAGACAAGAATTTTCCAAGCATTGATAGCAACAGAATAGTTACATCTCCTCTGGTGGGCAATTCAGCAATACCTATCAAAATTACAGAAGTGTTTACTTTTTATCCAGCAATTCTGCTTGCATGAAATTATCTTACAGATATACTCCCACACAAATGAAATATGTTCAGCATTATTTATTGCAGCAGATAATATCAAAAAGTGCAAATAACTTAAATTCTCATAAGAGACTGGTTAATTAAAGCATGGTACAGCACTACAGTGGAACACTATACACTTAGTATACATTATTCAAAAAATCAAAGTGCAGAGTATGTATAGTATACTACCAATTATGAAAAGGGGGTAAAAAGATACATGTGCATATTTATATTTGCTTGAATATACTGAAAATCAATctaaaagatataaaagaaatgaataaaactggTTTCCTTTATTTGGCAGATGAAAACTGGATAACTAGCTGGCAAGAGTGGGAGATCAACTTTACACAACATTCTTTTTCTATTACTTACTATTTAGTCACATCAATGtattacctatttttaaataatgcatttttaaaatgttgaaattgGAAATACTCAGGTTAAAGATCAAAGAGACAATTATTCGAAGAGCATTATCAGTGTACTGCGCAGCCTGCTCCCAACTCCTCTGAGAGAGAGAAGCCTCATGAAAGTTGCTTCAGGGAGAAATTGATAGTGTCCTCTGGTGTTTGGAAGGCACAGTGAGCTTGAGGAACCTAAAGGTGCGAGGGAGCCTGAGGGTACAGCCCTGAAATGGTGGAACTGAAAGACAGCTGAGTTGCATTACATACAAGCAGGGAGGATGTGCATACATTCCCCTGGATCTGATCTGGGCCATGCCATATCAAGCAAGTCAGGCTTGAGCTGTTTAAAGTTCTATCCAAGAGCGCTGTCTGGAGGAAAAAGGTATTCTAGCAAGGTGTGGGCCACTACCTTCTTACAGCTGAGAGAAAATATAACCACCAGCTGCGGGAAATACACCACTCACGATACAGCAGTGGACTTGAATATTTTTTGTGGGGGAAATCCTGAAGAACCCGCAAATGTTCTCCTGACTCAAGGAACTCAAGAAAATGAGTTCTCCTGGCTCAAGAAAATGAGTCAGCTTTCATTAAACACAAAGTCCAAGAGATTGGGTTTTAAGTAACTACCATAGACAAAAGATGACGGCACCAGAGCCAGTCCGATGACATCTTTCCTGTCTTTTACCTGTCCCCCTCCTTCTCACCAACTGAAATGGGTCAGAAACTATCACTCATAAGCCAGAGGTGAGTAGGAGGAAACCaagaagagaaatagagaaaaagttAAAGCCACCCCCTCCTGCCCATTACAAACACCTAAGCAAGCCTGAGCTATGTGTCTGTGCATACGTGTGTGCGTGTGGGTGGGTGTGCATGGGCATGCATACAGGGAGAGCGGGTTGTTGGTGAGAAATGTGGGCTTTTAATAGAGCTATTGTATTATTATTGCATGGCACTCGATGCATAAATTACTGAACCCAGATTATTCTTATGCCCGAAAGTGAtggcaagactttttttttttttttttttttctaaaagtacaTAGACAAGTTAGGAGCCTTGCCTGAAATTACCTGCAGGACTAGGAGAACTAGCTTTAGAAAGAATACTCAAATGGGTAGtgggcagaagaataaaattattttctgtttgccCCTTTTAAGTCCCATGTTGACCTGCTAGATAAATGTAAATAGGATCAGATCACTTCCTTGCTTAAAATTTTTCGACAAATTCCCATTGCTCATGGATCAAAAACCATACTCATGTCTTTGGCCTAGGAGGGCTCAGGAAGTTGAATCTTTGCTCACCTGACCAGCCATGTCTCATAGCACAACCCACTCCATTCTGTGCCCCAGTTACATTAGCATTTTTGTCCCTCAGCAGACAAGCTTCTTTtcactgctgttccctctgcctgaaatgttcTTCACTGTGCCCATACCACACCACCCACTTACCTGGCTGACTCTTATTTATCATCAGGCCTCACCTTACATCCCACTCCCCACAGAAACCTTCCTTGGCTCTCTAAAATACGTTAGTTCTTCCCTCTTAAATGCTCTCATTGCAAGTTTAACTATTTCTTGATATTATAATACAATGGTACATAATTTGGAGGGGTTGTTTAATGCCTGTCTCCCCAGCATGTATATAAACACTTGTTTATCTTTGCATTCGCAGCACCTAAAAAAATGTCCAGAATGTGGAACATGCTCAAAAACCAGCAACTAACATCATCCTTTCCCTCTAaataagaggaaaagagaaggatgTTCACTCTCACCATTTCAATTCAACATTGTtgagtgaaggaaaaaatgaataaactttagGGTTATGCAAAGGCAACTGGATTTATCATTAAGAGGTCGTTAGCAACAAGATAGTCTTGATGGAATAGTGAGAATGGAATTTAGAATGAAGAGATGCCACAAGACCATTCCCAAAATTGGACATAAATCAATAGCACTCAAGTCCTCCTGGGCTCCATATAAATTCGGATTCTATAACCTTGGAACGTCTGAGATGAAGATTGAAATAATCTACTTtccccatcatcaccatcacttaGTCCTTAAATCTAAATTACCCATAGGCTCCAATGTCGTCTCCCTACCCTGCGTCTCCTCTCCTCTTACTTCCTGGTCACAGGGACTCCCAAATCACCTCTCTGTCTGCCTGGTTGCAGTTATTCcctgaaaaaagagaaaggccaGACCAAGCCAGATGGAGCTATCAGAGGGTGTAATCTCAGACAGTCCACTCTAAACATGCCATTTTCATTCCTACCTCTGTGTTCTCCCTCACTATGACTACCTACCTGGAACACCTTCTCTGCccatcccctgcccccacctccccaagTTTAACCTACATCTCAAGAGCCAGCTCAAGTCTTTAGCTAAAGTATTCCCCTGCTTTTCCAGCCCACAGTAATCTGCCTGTTGCTATACTCTTAATTGGCATCACAGGGTTTATTTGGTTGACTATATATTATCTTTgctgttcttttattatttcacaaGTTTATCTTGCCTTCAAATATAAATGGACCCTATTCAGGTCACAGAGACTGTGTCTTATCTTTTTTATCCACCTCCTAGCTTAACTTACAAAGCTAAATTAATCAGGAATTCCACAAATACCAGCTAATGGAGTGAGTGGACAGTATCGTCAATATGCAACCTCTTACTGATGCTGAAAACTCACTTTTCCATTGTCCCACAATCCAGCCTGAATATTCTATTCTCTCCACCCTGCAGTTATGGGTCTGAAGTGTAATACCTGCATATACACAAAAGGATGGAAGTGTATGGCAGGCTGAGGCACTTgcattgcaaaagaaaatgagttatGTTCAACAACAGCCTATTTCAGGGGTAAGTGGGGCTCATGAAGACTCCAAAATTGCCTGCAAAGAACCATCACTCTTGCTAGTGCCTGGAATAAAGAACTCGATATCATTTAGCTCTGCTAGGAGGTAAGGCAAGGAACAAAAGAGGGGGCAAGAAGGGATAATTTCCAACTTCACACTGTAGGGTTTAGTATCCAGAGCCAGTTACGGTGGCGATTGGGAacatgaacccaggagccggGAAGGAGACCCAGTGTTAAGTGCTATTCCTCTTGGTGGTGAGTTTTATTAAGTCACTAGTAAGGCAATCTCCTCCAGCATTTATAACAGGCTTCTTCATTTTTAGGAGACAAACATATGTACTCAACACACATGTGTCAGTATAAGTGCCGAGAAGAGGAGTCCTCCAAAAGAGGCCTGTTGAGAGTGACACTGTGCTGTGACAGAAACTTCTGTAATGTCTTCTAATGGAGCTTAGGAACTTGCAGAGGATCATCTGATCAAGATCCAGAATCAAGACCAACCAACACGAACTGTTTTATTTCCCACACCAAATTCCACATTGGCCTAAGATCCCAGAGAGAGCCGCAGGGGCTGTCCTCATTGCAATGAAGGggctccccacaccccacctccACCACTAGATTCCTAAAATCATGAGCATTGAAACAAAATCCTCCATGAGCTATGCTTATTCTTTTGTCTTCTACTCCTGATTTCTGATTTCTATCCCTTGTAGGCTAAATAATGGACCCCCAAATATTTCTACatcctaatctctggaacctgtgaatgttaccttacatggtaaaagggactttgaaaatgtgattaaggatcttgagaaggGGAGGTTATCTTGCATTATCTGGGGGGGGGGGGCCCTAAGTGGAATCAAAATGCAAAATGCAATAAGATGCAAGTAAAGGGAGATACgacaaagaagaggaaaaggtgATGTGATaatggaagcagagattggagccatgtgctttgaagatggagggatAGGCCATAAGCTAAAACTAGGAGGccactagaagctgaaaaagtcaAGGAAATAGGTTctcccctcagagcctccagaaaccagccctgccgacaccttgatttaaGCCCTGTAAGACTCATTTTGGatgtctggcctccagaactctaAGGGGGTGTTGTTTTCAGCCACAAAgtgtgtattgttttaagccactaagtttgcaataatttattatagcagcaaTGGGAAACTAATACAATCCAAATAAACTTCTAGGAATTCAAATCATTGGTAAGCCTGAGTACCCAGGCGCCAGTCTAGATGACAACAGTATCCACCGCTCAGGGCTTACAGTGACCTGCAGGAAGAGAGGAATAACAGAGCACGTGCTATGAATAAATGTGGAGATCAATTTGTGGACTTTAAACTTCATGACATGCTGTAGATAATCCTTTAGGTGTATCTGTGGTAAATGGTGCCTTGCTATGTTCTGAAGCAATCAAACATGATGTCCTAATAGCTCAATTTATCAGTTCCTCATTAGCTTGTGTACTCACTGAAATTCTTTTAGCAGTTAAtgtccctgtattagtctgttttcatgctgctgataaggacatacccaagactgggcaatttacgaaagaaaggggtttattggacttacagttccacgtggctggggaagcctcacaatcatggcagaaggtaaaaggcaTGTCTCACCTAGtgacagacaagagaagagagcttgtgcaggaaaactctcccttataataaccatcagatctcgtgagacttactcactatcacgagaatagcacaggaaaaacctgcccccatgattcaattacctcccaccggtccctcccaccacacgtgggaattcaagatgaaatttgggtggggacacagccaaagcatatcagtCCCCTTCTTAAAACTCTCCTCTCTTAGCTCCTATGACTGTACATTTGTAGTTCTCCCACCTCTCTGAAGAATCCTCTGTGAGGGTCTCTGGGgactttgttttgatttgttattgtttttatattcaGTCTTTAACCTATGTGAAGCCACCTTTGTAATACTGCCTTAAGTAAAGATCcagtattatttttctccatagaatGAGTCAGATTTTTTAACACCATTGACTACAAAGTCTATCCTTTCTCCGTTCACTTGTGATACAATTTTTATcattaattataaaggaaaaaatcacCGTTTTCTCTACTATACTGTCTCACACACAACACTTCTGACACGAAATATGTGGGGTTTTCCACACCAACAAATTAACCAATCACCCAGTGCACACTGATTGAGTGCTCTAAAATTtaactcaattctgacactaattGTCCAGAGTTAATTCAGACCCCACAGACAAAGTGCTCGGTCCCACAAACTGCCCCCCAACTGCAGATGCCAATCACAAATTGTGGGTCCTCAGGTTATGCACAACTTAGGTCCAAACTGGAAATTCCCATATTCCCCTCCTCAagttcaataatttgctagaacagctCACAAAACTGAGGAGAGAATTTACGATTACAGATTTATTGCAAAGGATATATTAAAGGATACAGATGCACAGCCAGATGAAGGGGTACATAGGGCAAGGTCTGGAAGGGTCCTGAGCACAGAAGCTTCTGTCCTTGTGGAGTTTGGAATGC is a window of Gorilla gorilla gorilla isolate KB3781 chromosome 9, NHGRI_mGorGor1-v2.1_pri, whole genome shotgun sequence DNA encoding:
- the PATE4 gene encoding LOW QUALITY PROTEIN: prostate and testis expressed protein 4 (The sequence of the model RefSeq protein was modified relative to this genomic sequence to represent the inferred CDS: substituted 1 base at 1 genomic stop codon), with the translated sequence MRKMNTLLLVSFSFLYLKEVMGLKCNTCIYTKGWKCMAGXGTCIAKENELCSTTAYFRGDKHMYSTHMCQYKCREEESSKRGLLRVTLCCDRNFCNVF